The following DNA comes from Gadus chalcogrammus isolate NIFS_2021 chromosome 12, NIFS_Gcha_1.0, whole genome shotgun sequence.
AAAAGTATCAGAGAAAACATGTATGATACGCCCACAACATCGAGGCGTGAGTCGTTGTCCTTGTTTAAGATACAGGAGCACTTTATTGACGTTGACATGTTTAGATTATAGTGGCGTTTGGCACTTTACCTCACAAACGTTGAGAGGACGTCTGTGGCGTTTGAAAATAATAACCTTTTGTGTGTGAAATCAACCTTCTTCAGGAGGCCAGCGCTATAGGTGTGAAGTCCTTGTTAGCTCTCGGTAAATGCTGTATGTGGATGGAAACATGAGATGTAGCTACGTGTAAATAATGTGCTGCTGGCTGCCAAGATTTACCTGCAATGTTTTGCATGTTATGCCCATTAAAACAATTTCCATTATAACCTTGCTGTGCCTCATGTGTGTTCCCTTCCTGTCCTTACTGTCAGgcctttttcattttttgttaCTTTTGGCGGGAGGTTTGCTCAGACAGtggcgtgtttgtgtatttcttcttcttcaatgTGTAAGCGCTGCCAACCTCCTGAATCTCTTGAATGGCAAAACACAGTCGTACCACAAATACAACACAGTGATACAGTTTATAACAGAATGGTGCTTTTATACCCTCTAGATTCCACGTCTTCCTGCCAAAACCTGCACTAGTATGCAGAGAGTGGAGGGGCCCTCCTCCTCATGGTGTGAGTGGGCTTCACGTGAATGTGAGATGTTTGGTCAGTTTGGTTCCACTTAACCTCCGCACCACCCTGCCGCATTCCTCAGGACCTGGAGAAGCAGTTTCCTGTTCAGGCCCCAGCCCCAATCTCCTCTCcttgccctctctccctcagcctctTCTACGCAATCCCCTCGTCTCCTTCCCCCTCGTCTCCTTCCCAGccatctccactcctctctcctcctctccactaaCCCTCCCCTCTCAActcttctctgtccctctccactccactactctccactcctcccccctcccctcccctcccctctacacccctcacctctccctcgcAGTCCCTCTCCCAGTGTTGGAACTATgggggagccgggggggggggggagccggggggggTCTCTAACGGTCTTGTATCGTAACTTTATTCAAACACTATTCTCGACATTCCAATGCAATTCGCATCTCTCGCAATGATGTGTTCAAATATAATGTAGAATAAATATAGAATAAATACATAAGAATAGCATATTCTAGAGTCCAAGAATTGTAGTTCAAACAGGAACAACCCCATGTAAGACTAAAGTGGTCCTCACACTGCAAAGGTGTCAATTGTTCAGTGCTCTTGGTCCTTGCATCCATCAGCTGTAGTCTGACATCCAACAgatgtagcccccccccccccccggactaAGTCTGTTTGGGTGAGGCCACTATGGTTCAGGTTGGGAACTGGGAGTGAAGCGATCGTTTTCTGAATCGTGTTTGGAGAACCAAAAACGAGGCAGTAAAAGTGGACactgccctctcctcctctctcactcctcctctccccctcctcctccactcctgccTTATGCCCCCCAgcccactctctcccccgctcctccctcctcccctgtctccccctctcctctgatCCCACACTGTTAGTCAGCCCCCTAGGGTTTCCGTCTCGGGGTTGCTCGTGAGTCAGGAGGCCCCGTGATGGACACGCCGGTACATTAGCTAGGCTACGCTTGTGTCGGCAGTCCCTGTCAGAGGCCCCTCTGGATCACGTCTGGTCCGTCCGGGCAGGGGCCCTGAAGAGGGATAGCTCTGGCGAGCGGTTCAGGAGCCCCGAGGAGGTCCATTTGAGAGAGGCCAGGGCTCCTGTGTACCTCCGCCCCCACAGAGAGCCCGGCTCCAGGGCCGTGGTGGTGAATGAACAGTGTGGTCAGTTCTACTGCtccacatctcctcctcctcctgggtgtTTTCAGCGTCCTCCAGGCTCGATTGGCCGGCTGGTGTTGGGCCAATGGGTGACCCCCCTCCTCCGTTGTAGAGCCTTCAGTCGACAGCCCTCACTTGTTTTACCTGATGGCCCCTGCAACAGAGATGCAGGGTGCTTAACAGAGAGATTAACATTCATTTCCACGAGCTGAAGCCTAGCTTACCGTGAGCATTTTAAGGAGCAGGCTGGTGCACCTTGCAGACTCAAGCTGGACTACAAGTAGACTGTTCTGGGTTCTCTGAACTTTCCGGCTTGGTGTCCAAAGGTCAAGGTCTTACCACCAGCCCccacacagtgtgtgttacAGGGCCCGCCATCCAGTGTGTAATGGGGGCCTCATCCAGTGTGTGATACAGGGGCCCCAACCCAGTGTGTGTTACAGGGGCCCCCCACATAGTGTGTGTTACCAGGGGGGGAGTCTGGGGCCAGCAGGCATTTGAAGGCTCAGATTGCGGGGTCCGAGCGCTGACAAGAACCCAGCAAGACGGGCCCTTACCGGGGCACTGAACACAATGAGGGCCTTCTCTCCCTGCAGAGCTTTCTGGAGGCGCCACGCTGCCACACTGGCCATCCCCTACGCGCTCCGTGAGTGGCCCCCAACACAGGCCATGTGGAAACAATAGGCTCTTTATTGGCCACTTAAATCAGCTACTTTGTTGTGAGGATCTGCCCACCAGAGGGCTACTTACAGACGTGTCATTGTGTCTGATTGGTGCTGCTGATATGCCCTTCATATTCAGTTTTACTTCCTCAACTGTAAGGACAGTCCTTGTAACTGGAGCAGCCTAGAACCGTTTTATTACGATGAACTAAACAGGCTACTTAATATTTTGATAAATATTAATGTAGGATTCATAAATTGAGAGAGTGAAAGATCTACAGATGTATAAATGGATTATGGGGTGATTCAAAGAGAAAAGTACAAAGttcagctcaccaacaagacAGGCAGGATCTCCGCTCAAGcaaaaatgaattattaataaCCCAGGGAATTTTGGTTGGGATTTACTATGAAGAATTTCCTTTGAATGTGGGCCTATGTCCAGCCCTTCAGTGCTGTAAAGTATTAATATTATCAGTTGATCGATATTCAGAGGGTTATTTGCATATCAtgtaaataacattaaaaaaaaatacataaaaggccAATGACAACACAACTGACACCATTTCTGGATTTCTTTAGAAGCTAAGCCCAAACCAACTTCTAAGTCATTCTGTTTGTATTTCAAGGAACTGTGACAGTTTGTCAACATATGTGTAAatggcatgtaggcctaccgtacCTTTATCCTTACATCCATCTCGACAAGTCCGCACCACTACGTCTTATCCACGCTGTTCTTGGGGTAACCCAGCTGCTTCATCACCTCGCTGCAGTAGGCCTCCACCTGTTGGATCTGCTGAACGTTCAGGCGCTCTCTCCATGCGTAGATGGCCTCTTTGGCATCTCTTGCCGAGATGAGGAAGGGCTTATCCGAGGAGTAGCCTTGCCCGTGTGTCATGTTCAACACGAACTCGTCCAGCGCGGAGAAAGTGGACAAGTTGGAAAACTTGAAGAGCCTCTGAAGCTCCTGCATGGGGTGAAGTACCAGGTCTTCGTAGCGTACACGGATATAGTTCCTTTTGATCCACGGAGGCGCGTTCGTCTCCAACACTAGGTCACTGAGCCAATTGTCGCAGATCAGCTCCATGGCGCTTGACACATAGTTCTCCGCCCGGTTGACCCGGTTGTTGGGCACCAGTAGCCGCTTGAATTTGTCCGCCTGCTTCTTGCTCCTCAGCACCTGGATACTCTCCTTAACCAGGGCCTGCTTGGACTTGAGGCGAGAGTTATGGACCGCTCGGGGGTCCCTGAAGAGCTGGAGGACCTTGAGGTTAATCGAGGGGTCCCTCATCAGAGGTACCAGCACACTGACGTCCAACACGCGCACTCCTTTGATGACCATCACCGGGTACTTCTTGCACTCCCTCTCCAGGTCTCGCATGTCCCTCTTCGGACACTTCCCGcactggtcctccttcaccatgCCGATGGCGTCGCGTTTGTTTGCGCTGCACAGCGGCTCCGAGCAAATCACCTTGTTCGTCTTCCATCCGAAGATGAACGCCGTGCTGATGTTCTGCGAGCCTGCGTAAAGTTTGAACACGGAGAAGTCGCAGCGGTAAAGCGCGTTCATCATGTCCCGCACGGCTCCCTGCAGGCTGCCCGCGTCCCCCGGGTACAGCGCCTGCCAGATGTGCCACATGGGCTCGTACAGGTAGAAGACGTCGGGATGCTGGTTGAAGAGCTCACCTAGGAACGAGGAGCCTGTTCTCCAGGTGGCGTGCAGGTAAATGTTGGTCCGAGCCCTGCCGCTCCGGTTGGCGGCGTACTCGTACGCCGTGTCTGCGGTGCTGTTGGACCGCTCGCCGTTATTCCACAGAGCCATGGTGCTCTCCAGGTC
Coding sequences within:
- the chst7 gene encoding carbohydrate sulfotransferase 7 — encoded protein: MKRRLQKKYLILILGYSGLLLLVPYIFDYGGKPTLVKNGQQQPKCPDLESTMALWNNGERSNSTADTAYEYAANRSGRARTNIYLHATWRTGSSFLGELFNQHPDVFYLYEPMWHIWQALYPGDAGSLQGAVRDMMNALYRCDFSVFKLYAGSQNISTAFIFGWKTNKVICSEPLCSANKRDAIGMVKEDQCGKCPKRDMRDLERECKKYPVMVIKGVRVLDVSVLVPLMRDPSINLKVLQLFRDPRAVHNSRLKSKQALVKESIQVLRSKKQADKFKRLLVPNNRVNRAENYVSSAMELICDNWLSDLVLETNAPPWIKRNYIRVRYEDLVLHPMQELQRLFKFSNLSTFSALDEFVLNMTHGQGYSSDKPFLISARDAKEAIYAWRERLNVQQIQQVEAYCSEVMKQLGYPKNSVDKT